A genomic window from Pantoea phytobeneficialis includes:
- the aegA gene encoding formate-dependent uric acid utilization protein AegA: MNRFMMANSQQCIGCRACEVACVMAHNDEQHALTPEQFTPRITVIKHQQQRNAVTCHHCEDAPCARSCPNGAISRVNDSVQVNQQLCIGCKSCVIACPFGTLQVLITSTGKATAHKCDLCLERRDGPACAQNCPTHALQQVNNVTLTKLVQSRRLRAASQEAQPWHQVAVLPPVSDHAKVRQMKASSPRGEADKLPLVMRQQSFDEIYLPFHAEQAQREAQRCLACGEHSICEWKCPLHNHIPQWIAQVKAGNIAAAVALSHQTNCLPEITGRVCPQDRLCEGACTLRDEYGSVTIGNIERFISDQALAQGWRPDLSTVQQVNKRVAIIGAGPAGLACADVLVRNGVSATVYDRHPEIGGLLTFGIPSFKLDKALLARRREIFSAMGIRFELNCEIGKDIALETLLSDYDAVFIGVGTYNSMKANLPNEDAPGVCDALPFLIANTRQLMGLPPAAGQPFINTAGLNVVVLGGGDTAMDCVRTALRHGANKVTCAYRRDEANMPGSRKEVKNAHDEGAAFEFNVQPVQLELDDSGKVCGIRLLRTQPGEQDATGRRRPVPIEGSEFVMPADIVIMAFGFNPHALPWLVSQNVQLDARGRIAANVNSTYRYQTSNPQIFAGGDAVRGADLVVTAMAEGRHAAQGMMDWLEI, encoded by the coding sequence ATGAACCGTTTTATGATGGCAAACAGCCAGCAATGCATCGGATGCCGAGCCTGCGAAGTCGCCTGTGTCATGGCTCATAATGATGAGCAACATGCGTTAACCCCCGAGCAGTTCACTCCTCGTATTACGGTGATTAAACATCAACAACAGCGTAACGCTGTCACCTGTCATCATTGTGAAGATGCACCCTGTGCCCGTAGCTGTCCAAATGGCGCAATCAGCCGCGTCAATGATTCCGTGCAGGTTAATCAGCAGCTGTGTATCGGCTGTAAATCCTGTGTCATCGCCTGCCCTTTTGGCACCCTTCAGGTGTTAATCACTTCCACTGGCAAAGCCACCGCGCACAAATGCGATCTCTGCCTTGAACGCCGGGATGGGCCGGCCTGTGCGCAAAATTGTCCTACGCATGCTTTGCAACAGGTGAATAACGTTACCCTGACCAAACTGGTGCAATCACGCCGCCTGCGTGCCGCCAGTCAGGAGGCGCAACCCTGGCACCAGGTCGCCGTGCTGCCACCTGTATCTGACCATGCCAAAGTACGGCAAATGAAAGCATCGTCGCCACGGGGAGAAGCAGACAAACTCCCGTTGGTAATGCGCCAACAAAGCTTTGATGAAATCTACCTGCCATTTCATGCAGAGCAGGCACAACGTGAGGCACAGCGCTGCCTCGCTTGTGGCGAGCATAGCATTTGCGAGTGGAAATGCCCCCTGCATAACCACATTCCGCAATGGATAGCACAAGTGAAAGCAGGCAATATCGCCGCCGCCGTGGCACTTTCACATCAAACCAACTGTTTGCCCGAAATCACCGGTCGCGTGTGCCCGCAGGACCGCCTGTGTGAAGGTGCCTGTACGCTTCGCGACGAATATGGCTCAGTTACCATTGGCAATATTGAGCGATTTATCTCTGATCAGGCACTGGCGCAGGGGTGGCGGCCCGATTTAAGCACGGTGCAACAGGTGAATAAACGCGTCGCCATTATTGGCGCGGGTCCAGCCGGGCTGGCCTGCGCGGATGTGTTGGTGCGCAACGGCGTAAGCGCGACAGTTTATGACCGCCACCCGGAGATCGGCGGTTTACTGACCTTTGGTATTCCTTCTTTTAAACTGGATAAAGCGTTACTGGCGCGTCGGCGTGAGATCTTCAGCGCTATGGGCATCCGCTTTGAGTTGAACTGTGAGATTGGCAAAGATATAGCGCTGGAGACATTGCTCAGTGACTATGACGCCGTATTTATTGGCGTCGGAACCTATAACTCGATGAAGGCAAACCTGCCTAACGAAGACGCCCCCGGTGTCTGCGATGCACTCCCCTTCCTGATCGCCAATACCAGACAATTGATGGGGCTGCCACCCGCTGCCGGACAACCATTTATCAACACCGCCGGTCTGAACGTCGTGGTGTTGGGAGGGGGAGATACCGCGATGGACTGCGTGCGCACGGCGCTACGCCACGGGGCGAATAAAGTGACCTGTGCGTATCGTCGCGATGAGGCCAATATGCCTGGCTCCAGGAAGGAGGTGAAAAACGCACATGATGAGGGGGCAGCGTTTGAATTCAACGTACAGCCGGTGCAACTGGAACTGGACGACAGTGGCAAGGTTTGCGGTATCCGTCTGCTGCGCACACAACCGGGTGAGCAAGATGCGACGGGCCGCCGTCGGCCAGTGCCGATTGAGGGAAGCGAGTTTGTCATGCCTGCCGATATCGTGATTATGGCGTTTGGTTTTAATCCTCACGCCCTGCCCTGGCTGGTGAGTCAGAATGTTCAACTGGATGCCCGTGGCCGCATTGCCGCCAACGTTAACAGCACCTACCGTTACCAGACCAGCAATCCGCAAATTTTCGCTGGCGGTGATGCGGTGCGCGGTGCAGACCTGGTGGTGACGGCGATGGCCGAAGGTCGTCATGCGGCACAAGGTATGATGGACTGGCTGGAAATATAA
- a CDS encoding helix-turn-helix transcriptional regulator, which translates to MKSLSIPHNLIQMFENDTVVGWAIKDRTSKFVYVNKAFKIWQTIATSYDYEGRKIHDVPVPVAEFADIFEQQERFVESTGTILRAITTHIQGREKIMQPVYNIQEPLYDESGTCIGTIISVRHVNILTPTSLLNGKLNQHATFQTPSDIFTEKEWEVMYLLLCNLSLKEISNVLGISVDAVNGRLRSSFRKTGVNSSAALVDFCRTSRFDNYIPQFFLKKGHIVITG; encoded by the coding sequence ATGAAATCATTATCAATACCCCATAATTTAATTCAGATGTTTGAAAATGACACCGTGGTAGGTTGGGCGATCAAAGACCGTACCTCAAAATTTGTCTATGTAAATAAAGCATTCAAGATCTGGCAAACTATCGCCACCTCTTATGATTACGAAGGCCGTAAGATCCACGACGTTCCGGTACCAGTCGCTGAATTTGCCGATATATTTGAGCAGCAGGAAAGGTTTGTAGAAAGCACAGGAACTATTTTAAGAGCCATCACGACGCATATTCAGGGTCGTGAAAAGATAATGCAGCCGGTTTATAATATTCAGGAACCACTTTATGACGAAAGCGGCACATGCATAGGGACAATAATAAGCGTAAGACACGTTAATATCCTTACACCCACATCATTATTAAATGGCAAGCTGAATCAACACGCCACTTTTCAAACTCCATCTGATATTTTTACAGAAAAGGAATGGGAAGTAATGTATTTATTACTTTGTAATCTCAGCCTTAAGGAGATAAGTAATGTTCTTGGCATTTCTGTAGATGCCGTGAACGGGAGGCTGAGAAGCTCCTTCAGAAAAACCGGTGTAAACTCATCGGCGGCATTAGTTGATTTTTGCAGAACCAGTAGATTTGATAACTATATTCCTCAGTTTTTCCTCAAAAAAGGCCACATCGTCATAACTGGTTGA
- a CDS encoding MFS transporter produces the protein MAQVNEVGDVVHARKTNVRWHVVIILFIITAVSVGDRSTLAIAGKDMTTSLGINPGQMGWVFSAFAWAYCMAQIPGGWLLDRFGSKKIYLCGLCLWSVFTLLQGFVEVFHGSTAIICFTVLLFLVGLCEAPVMPGNSRFVAAWFPSKERATAAAVFNSAQYFATAIFAPIMGWLTLNYGWQSIFIFMGLLGIIITFSAARVIHNPLNHPRVNDEEIEYIREGGALVDMDQGKSKTASAFNISAFKQLVTNRMLLGIYLGQYCINVLTFFFITWFPLYLAMDKGLDIKTVGFIAAIPAICGFLGGLMGGVISDRILRITKSLSIARKTPIVLGMLLSMVMVFCNYVDSIYLVVLFMSLAFLGKGIGALGWAVMSDTAPKEMAGVAGGLFNLCGNFAGIISPVVIGYIVKATGHFEWALVFVAIHALIAIFSFVVIVGPVKRIELKKAL, from the coding sequence ATGGCTCAAGTCAATGAAGTCGGCGATGTTGTTCATGCCAGGAAAACCAATGTCAGGTGGCATGTTGTTATTATTCTTTTTATCATAACCGCCGTGAGTGTTGGCGATCGCTCCACGCTGGCAATTGCCGGTAAAGATATGACCACCTCTCTGGGAATTAACCCTGGCCAGATGGGATGGGTATTCTCAGCATTCGCCTGGGCATACTGTATGGCACAGATTCCCGGCGGCTGGTTACTGGACCGTTTCGGTTCAAAAAAAATCTATCTCTGCGGCCTGTGTTTGTGGTCAGTGTTTACTTTATTGCAGGGTTTTGTGGAAGTTTTCCACGGTTCCACTGCCATCATCTGTTTCACCGTTCTCCTGTTTCTGGTTGGCCTGTGTGAGGCGCCGGTCATGCCGGGAAACAGTCGTTTTGTCGCCGCCTGGTTTCCCTCTAAAGAAAGGGCTACCGCCGCCGCAGTTTTTAATTCGGCGCAATATTTCGCGACGGCGATTTTTGCACCCATAATGGGTTGGCTGACACTGAATTATGGCTGGCAATCTATTTTTATCTTTATGGGCCTGTTGGGTATCATCATTACTTTCTCTGCGGCCAGAGTCATCCATAATCCGTTGAACCATCCCCGCGTGAATGACGAAGAGATTGAGTATATCCGTGAAGGCGGCGCCCTGGTGGATATGGATCAGGGCAAGTCAAAGACAGCTTCCGCATTCAATATCAGCGCCTTCAAGCAATTGGTCACTAATCGCATGTTATTAGGGATTTATCTTGGTCAATATTGCATCAACGTTTTGACGTTCTTTTTCATTACCTGGTTTCCACTTTATCTGGCAATGGATAAGGGTCTGGATATCAAAACGGTTGGATTTATTGCGGCCATCCCGGCAATTTGCGGATTTCTGGGTGGATTGATGGGCGGTGTGATCTCGGACCGTATTTTACGCATCACAAAATCACTGTCTATCGCACGTAAAACGCCCATTGTCCTCGGCATGCTGCTCTCCATGGTGATGGTGTTCTGTAACTATGTCGACTCGATTTACCTGGTTGTCTTATTCATGTCACTGGCTTTTCTTGGCAAAGGCATTGGCGCACTGGGATGGGCAGTGATGTCAGATACCGCCCCGAAAGAGATGGCAGGTGTCGCCGGTGGGTTGTTTAATTTGTGTGGTAATTTCGCAGGCATCATTTCTCCGGTTGTCATTGGCTATATCGTAAAAGCCACAGGACATTTTGAATGGGCACTGGTATTCGTTGCGATCCATGCGCTCATCGCCATTTTCAGCTTTGTGGTCATCGTTGGTCCGGTTAAACGTATTGAACTGAAAAAAGCGCTTTAA
- a CDS encoding metallo-dependent hydrolase, translated as MPEKHLLIKNAIVIDPARGTECRQDIHILNDVIAPEDTPVSGTTEIIDAAGCYAFPGLIDYHAHVFYGGTHSSVPPDLATLPFGVTTVVDAGSAGSANVESFLRDQIPRSLVRIKAYVAAYPAGQLWQEENHDPAYFDLPRLQQLFRQYPDVLLGLKLKEERGIVGELGSRPMIRAVEMAETLNCRVAVHMTDPVQTTEQLLEIFRAGDVFAHCYHGKGDTLLDEQGRVKPAARQARQRGVIFDCAHGRNNFSQRVAQRAVEDDFLPDIISSDLSSMTLHRAPVYGLPWVMSKFLALGLSLHQVVACCTARPAALLGMQHQIGTLAPGSYADVALFRLENRSITFTDVHQHTLTGSQLLMPQLTLKAGVPLWRAADFY; from the coding sequence ATGCCTGAAAAACATCTGTTAATTAAGAATGCCATTGTTATTGATCCCGCCAGAGGAACGGAATGCCGTCAGGATATCCATATCCTGAATGATGTCATTGCCCCGGAGGATACGCCTGTCAGCGGCACGACTGAGATTATCGACGCTGCCGGTTGCTATGCGTTTCCCGGGTTAATTGATTATCACGCCCATGTATTTTATGGCGGCACCCACAGTAGCGTACCTCCCGATCTTGCCACCCTGCCGTTTGGTGTCACTACCGTGGTTGATGCCGGTTCTGCCGGGAGCGCCAATGTCGAAAGCTTTCTGCGCGACCAGATCCCCCGTAGCCTGGTGCGTATTAAAGCTTATGTCGCAGCGTACCCGGCAGGCCAGCTCTGGCAAGAAGAGAATCACGATCCGGCGTATTTCGACCTCCCCCGATTACAGCAACTTTTCCGCCAGTATCCTGATGTTCTGCTCGGTCTGAAATTGAAAGAAGAACGCGGCATTGTCGGTGAACTGGGTTCCCGTCCGATGATACGTGCCGTTGAGATGGCTGAGACGCTAAATTGTCGTGTCGCCGTGCACATGACTGACCCGGTGCAAACCACCGAACAACTGCTGGAGATATTCCGTGCTGGGGATGTGTTCGCCCATTGCTACCACGGCAAAGGGGACACACTGCTTGATGAACAGGGGCGCGTTAAGCCTGCGGCGCGCCAGGCACGCCAGCGCGGGGTGATCTTTGATTGTGCTCATGGCCGCAATAACTTTTCCCAGCGGGTGGCTCAGCGTGCCGTGGAGGATGATTTTCTGCCGGATATCATCAGTAGCGATCTGTCATCAATGACGTTACACCGTGCACCGGTGTATGGCTTGCCTTGGGTGATGTCGAAGTTTCTTGCGCTGGGTTTGTCGCTGCACCAGGTGGTTGCCTGCTGTACCGCCCGGCCTGCGGCCTTACTGGGAATGCAACATCAGATAGGCACCCTGGCGCCGGGCAGTTATGCCGATGTGGCGCTTTTTCGGCTTGAAAATCGTTCGATTACCTTTACCGATGTCCATCAGCATACCCTGACAGGTAGCCAGTTGCTGATGCCTCAACTCACCCTGAAAGCAGGCGTTCCCTTGTGGCGCGCTGCTGACTTTTACTGA
- a CDS encoding PAS domain-containing protein — protein MEFYFKNSLLGWAVKDHSSRYVYANDRACNYFNIPSDKINGCTDRDLIKDIDSVYHSIILDDQKIARTGRMSVVVKIVSYGGKDERKAFRVEKRPWQFKDGSVGIICTYIELANVYFSTFITHSSRRSLVFTKPSDFFTDREWEVILLLFCSVKQNIMSDMLGISAFTLRNRIIRCCQKAGALNTSSLLQYCYCKGWDNYVPPYFLNKRYLVIEQ, from the coding sequence ATGGAATTTTACTTCAAAAATTCATTGCTGGGATGGGCGGTAAAAGATCACTCATCCCGATACGTTTATGCCAATGACCGAGCCTGCAATTACTTCAACATCCCTTCTGATAAAATAAACGGGTGTACAGACCGGGATCTGATTAAAGATATTGATAGCGTTTACCACAGCATCATACTCGATGATCAAAAAATCGCCCGCACCGGCAGGATGAGTGTTGTGGTGAAAATCGTGAGTTATGGCGGAAAGGATGAACGCAAAGCATTCAGGGTTGAAAAACGCCCCTGGCAGTTCAAAGATGGCTCAGTAGGCATCATCTGTACTTACATTGAGTTGGCTAACGTTTATTTTTCAACGTTCATCACGCATTCCAGTCGAAGATCACTGGTATTCACTAAACCTTCTGATTTTTTCACCGACCGGGAATGGGAAGTGATTTTACTATTATTTTGCAGTGTCAAACAGAACATCATGTCAGACATGCTCGGTATTAGCGCATTCACGTTAAGGAACAGGATAATACGTTGTTGTCAGAAGGCGGGAGCACTGAATACCTCGAGTCTGCTGCAATATTGCTATTGTAAGGGGTGGGATAATTATGTCCCACCTTACTTTTTAAACAAGAGATACCTGGTCATTGAACAATAA
- a CDS encoding MFS transporter: protein MQSPWLRIGGTLMLGMFISYIDRTNLSVTLKDVAQDLGFSGAGFATTSSLVLTAFLIGYIVANISGGIFTTRFDPKTIAIGMMALWSLATLTTGLVSSVAFLVACRFVLGVAEGIYWPQQSRFVRLWFSPAELTRANSLIHYYGQFLALGLGFIILTPLHNMMGWRNLFFLCGGIGLLVMVPLYARVLLNTRDAPLQQAQVAPRKVRLTREDFGGMSFVLLIITYLTQGMLFWGITLWIPMVVTSLGFTGWSQAFASALPYLLAVLLAIPMSWLSDKTGKRILIAALGLLIPGAMLLLLPWVESAVVKMTLITLAMGYYASSFTPNIWSIIQSSVRPHAVGAASGIVNGIGAGGGGTLAGFMVAILYARTGSYMSGFTLLGALVIIGGISLLSFGWWRQRHPVSLAQVAPF from the coding sequence ATGCAATCTCCATGGTTACGTATTGGCGGTACGCTGATGTTGGGTATGTTTATCTCTTACATCGACCGCACTAATCTCTCCGTTACGCTGAAGGACGTGGCTCAGGATCTCGGTTTTAGCGGAGCTGGGTTTGCCACCACCTCAAGCCTGGTACTGACGGCTTTTCTCATCGGTTATATCGTTGCGAATATCTCCGGCGGTATCTTCACCACCCGATTTGACCCTAAAACCATTGCGATCGGTATGATGGCACTTTGGTCTTTGGCTACCCTCACCACCGGCCTGGTCAGCAGCGTGGCCTTTCTGGTCGCCTGTCGCTTCGTGCTGGGGGTGGCGGAAGGGATTTACTGGCCGCAGCAATCCCGCTTTGTGCGGCTGTGGTTCTCCCCGGCAGAACTGACCCGCGCCAACAGCCTTATCCATTATTACGGCCAGTTTTTAGCGCTCGGACTGGGATTTATCATCCTGACACCGCTACACAATATGATGGGCTGGCGTAATCTCTTTTTCCTCTGTGGCGGCATTGGATTACTTGTGATGGTGCCGCTCTATGCCCGCGTGCTGTTGAATACGCGTGATGCGCCGTTGCAGCAGGCGCAGGTGGCCCCGCGCAAAGTGCGTCTGACCCGTGAGGATTTTGGCGGCATGTCGTTTGTGTTGCTGATCATCACTTATCTTACGCAGGGAATGTTGTTCTGGGGGATTACGCTCTGGATTCCAATGGTGGTGACATCCCTCGGCTTCACCGGATGGAGCCAGGCATTTGCCAGCGCGCTGCCCTACCTGCTGGCCGTATTGCTGGCTATCCCTATGTCATGGCTGAGTGACAAAACCGGTAAGCGGATTTTAATCGCCGCATTGGGTCTGCTGATCCCTGGCGCGATGTTGCTGCTGTTGCCGTGGGTGGAGAGCGCCGTGGTGAAAATGACGTTGATCACCCTGGCAATGGGCTATTACGCCAGTAGTTTTACGCCGAATATCTGGTCGATCATCCAGTCAAGTGTGCGTCCTCATGCGGTGGGGGCTGCATCGGGCATCGTCAATGGCATTGGTGCCGGTGGTGGCGGGACGCTGGCGGGTTTCATGGTCGCGATTCTGTATGCGCGTACGGGAAGTTATATGTCAGGCTTCACCTTGCTGGGTGCTCTGGTCATCATTGGTGGAATTTCTTTACTGAGCTTTGGCTGGTGGCGGCAGCGGCACCCCGTGAGTCTGGCGCAGGTGGCGCCGTTTTAA
- a CDS encoding antibiotic biosynthesis monooxygenase family protein: MIAVLFEAEALPAAQARYLQLASGLKPLLADAPGFIALERFQSLNNPEKILSLSWWEDETSVARWKDNLMHQSAQEEGKSSIFAFYRIRVVHVLRDYSSDQESLHHV, encoded by the coding sequence ATGATTGCGGTTCTTTTTGAAGCAGAAGCCTTACCCGCTGCCCAGGCGCGCTATTTGCAACTCGCCTCCGGGTTGAAACCCTTGCTGGCAGATGCGCCAGGGTTTATCGCCCTGGAAAGGTTTCAGAGTCTGAATAATCCCGAAAAGATACTTTCCCTGTCATGGTGGGAGGATGAGACGTCGGTGGCCCGCTGGAAAGACAATCTGATGCATCAGTCTGCCCAGGAAGAGGGTAAAAGTTCGATTTTTGCGTTTTACAGAATTCGCGTTGTCCACGTATTACGGGATTACTCGTCAGATCAGGAGTCGCTACACCATGTATGA